The genomic interval CCGAAGCCTTAAAGCACTTGGAGGAAAATCCCCACATTGGCGCGATCGCCTCTCAACGCGCCGCCGAACTCTACGGAATGCCCATTCTCGCCCATCCCATCAACGATCGCCCCGATAACTGCACGCGCTTTTGGGTGTTAGGATTGCAGCCTTCAACGGGAGGAAGTCATACCTCTTTAGCGTTTAGCGTGCGGGCGAATGTGCCGGGAGCGTTAGTCGGGCCGTTGCAAGTGTTCGCCAGCCGGGGAATTAACCTCAGTCGCATTGAATCGCGTCCCACGAAGCGATCGCTCGGAGACTACCTCTTTTTTATCGACCTCGAAGCAGACGCCAGCCACCCAGAAGTTCAAACCGCCTTAGATGAACTCGCCACCTATACAGAAATTCTCAAAATATTCGGCAGCTATAACATCATTTCGATTGACTTACCGCCTTCTAGCTAGGCGCTACTTATTCAGGCTGTTAAACGTGTCTTTGAGAACCGTGCGAGCCGCAAGATGATTGCGAGTCGAGGTGAGAATTTCCGACTCGCGTTGCAAGCGAGCCGCCGTATCTTGCATTTCTAGCAAAGCCTGCTGTTCTTGAGCCACGCCATACAGGTTGCTCGCCACCCAATAGGATAGCTCTGTGGGCAGATCGGGGATATCATCGGGGAGTTCAATTTCTTGACCCGTCAATTTCGCTGACAGATGCACCACATCGCGCAGGAGTTGATCGACATCCTTGGCGAGGGGTTTTAAGTCTTGTTCGGGGGGTGCGTCTTCAATCCATTCCACTAAACCGACGCGGTAGGGTTTCTCGCGCACGTATTCCAGTACCCGAAAGCGTTGCTGTCCTAGGGTCAGCATCTTCAGGCGATCGTCTGCAAGGCGCTGATACTGGACAATTTCTGCACAACATCCCACGGGTGCAATTTGATCTTGAATCGGGTTCCACATCAGCACGCCAAAGCGGCTATCCGTTTCTAAAATGGTGTTCATCATGATCCGGTAGCGAAACTCG from Desertifilum tharense IPPAS B-1220 carries:
- the pheA gene encoding prephenate dehydratase; this encodes MTSLIAHLGPTGTNAEAAAFAYAHLLHQQGIQTQLCAYPSIAQTVRATAQGQTHLTVAPVENSIEGSVPITLDSLWQCDRLQIQQGLVLPISHALISTAKELADIQTVYSHPQALAQCQEWLEQHLPHVQLLAANSTTEALKHLEENPHIGAIASQRAAELYGMPILAHPINDRPDNCTRFWVLGLQPSTGGSHTSLAFSVRANVPGALVGPLQVFASRGINLSRIESRPTKRSLGDYLFFIDLEADASHPEVQTALDELATYTEILKIFGSYNIISIDLPPSS
- a CDS encoding LON peptidase substrate-binding domain-containing protein, which encodes MASYSSIAVRELPLFPLPEVVLFPGRPLPLHIFEFRYRIMMNTILETDSRFGVLMWNPIQDQIAPVGCCAEIVQYQRLADDRLKMLTLGQQRFRVLEYVREKPYRVGLVEWIEDAPPEQDLKPLAKDVDQLLRDVVHLSAKLTGQEIELPDDIPDLPTELSYWVASNLYGVAQEQQALLEMQDTAARLQRESEILTSTRNHLAARTVLKDTFNSLNK